In Desertibacillus haloalkaliphilus, a single genomic region encodes these proteins:
- a CDS encoding DUF309 domain-containing protein, with protein sequence MSDYPLEYYEFFIKFNEGDYYTCHDLLEEIWMTEKDNGFLKGLLQMTVAIYHYEYGNIKGARVMMNAGHQYIQNYRPFFWGVDLEEVNNFIESCLSIIPQDLDRVPFDQVSSLPKLPELALYLHDD encoded by the coding sequence ATGAGTGATTATCCACTTGAATATTACGAGTTCTTTATTAAATTCAATGAAGGTGATTATTATACCTGTCACGATTTGTTAGAAGAAATCTGGATGACGGAAAAAGATAATGGCTTCCTCAAAGGTCTCCTACAGATGACGGTCGCGATTTATCATTATGAATATGGGAATATTAAAGGTGCACGAGTCATGATGAATGCAGGTCACCAGTATATCCAGAACTATCGCCCATTTTTTTGGGGTGTCGACCTTGAAGAAGTCAATAACTTCATTGAAAGTTGCCTGTCAATTATACCACAGGATTTGGATCGTGTACCATTTGATCAAGTATCATCGCTCCCGAAATTACCAGAGCTCGCCCTCTATTTACACGACGACTAA
- a CDS encoding divergent PAP2 family protein, with product MDLLHNFPLWAALFSIFIAQFVKVPLAFIATRKVEWGLLTSTGGMPSSHSAAVTALSTAIALEHGLGSPLFAITTIFGIIVMFDATGIRRHAGYHATVLNQLVTDFNKLVEEAKSWPKKEETEKREELKELLGHQPIEVFFGGLLGIVLALTLHAVVY from the coding sequence ATGGATTTATTGCACAACTTCCCCTTATGGGCTGCACTATTTAGCATCTTTATTGCACAATTTGTAAAAGTTCCGCTCGCATTTATCGCTACAAGGAAAGTCGAGTGGGGGTTGCTTACAAGTACGGGTGGAATGCCAAGTTCTCACTCAGCAGCTGTCACCGCCTTATCAACGGCAATTGCCCTTGAACACGGTTTAGGTTCCCCATTGTTTGCAATAACAACGATTTTCGGAATTATCGTTATGTTTGACGCGACTGGTATTCGCCGTCATGCCGGCTATCATGCCACGGTATTAAACCAGCTTGTCACTGACTTTAACAAGCTCGTTGAAGAAGCGAAGTCATGGCCGAAAAAGGAAGAAACCGAAAAACGAGAAGAATTAAAAGAACTTCTAGGACATCAACCGATCGAAGTCTTCTTTGGCGGTTTATTAGGAATCGTACTCGCACTTACCCTTCATGCAGTGGTATATTAG
- a CDS encoding cobalamin-binding protein, whose product MRIVSICPSNTELLAYLGVTSDIVAVDDYSDWPKEITTLPRLGPDLNIDIDKLETFKPDLVVASLSVPGMEKNVEALKERNIPHVVLQPNSLDEIAEDLLRLGKLVGVEERAKELVTRYHQFIDSYAEQAKGVDIQNLYWEWWPKPIFTPGKTNWLTMISELAGGNNVFADQNKPSVQTDWDDVAGRNPDHICLVWVGVQQQKVNPEIVKKRPGWSELDAIQAENIHILEEPLFCRPSPRLLLGLKRIAAILHPEQFPSDDGIDPLLNK is encoded by the coding sequence ATGAGAATTGTTTCGATATGCCCGAGTAATACGGAATTGCTTGCTTATTTAGGTGTCACATCAGACATTGTCGCCGTTGATGATTACTCAGATTGGCCAAAAGAAATTACGACATTACCAAGGTTAGGTCCAGATCTTAATATTGATATTGACAAGCTAGAAACATTCAAACCTGATTTAGTTGTCGCCTCATTAAGTGTTCCAGGCATGGAGAAAAATGTTGAAGCACTTAAAGAAAGAAATATACCTCATGTTGTTCTGCAACCAAATTCGCTAGATGAAATAGCTGAAGACTTATTAAGATTAGGGAAGCTTGTAGGTGTTGAAGAGCGAGCGAAGGAACTCGTCACGCGCTATCACCAATTTATTGATTCGTATGCTGAACAAGCGAAAGGCGTTGACATCCAAAACCTTTACTGGGAATGGTGGCCAAAGCCGATCTTTACCCCAGGGAAGACGAATTGGCTAACGATGATTAGTGAATTAGCTGGTGGTAACAACGTATTTGCTGACCAAAACAAGCCTAGTGTACAAACCGACTGGGACGATGTTGCAGGTCGTAACCCTGATCACATCTGCCTCGTTTGGGTCGGCGTCCAACAGCAAAAGGTAAACCCTGAGATCGTCAAGAAGCGCCCGGGTTGGAGTGAGCTTGATGCGATCCAAGCGGAGAACATTCATATTTTAGAAGAGCCATTGTTCTGCCGCCCATCCCCACGTCTGTTGTTAGGATTAAAGCGAATCGCTGCGATCCTTCATCCGGAGCAGTTCCCTAGCGATGATGGCATCGATCCACTTTTAAATAAGTAA